The following nucleotide sequence is from Paracrocinitomix mangrovi.
GAAGGACATCCTGACAAAGTATCTGATCAAATTTCAGATGCATTAATCGATTATTTCATGGCTTTTGATCCACAATCAAAAGTAGCTTGTGAAACACTTGTAACTACTGGGTTAGTAGTGCTTGCAGGAGAAGTAAAATCATCTGCTTATTTGGATGTACAAGAAATTGCCAGAAATACAATTGCTAAAATTGGATACACAAAATCTGAATATCAGTTTGATGCGAAGTCATGTGGTGTTATTTCGGCAATTCATGAGCAATCAGATGACATTAACAGAGGTGTAGATAGAGATGATCCAATGGAGCAAGGAGCAGGAGATCAAGGAATGATGTTTGGTTATGCTACCAAAGAAACTGAAAATTATATGCCTTTGGCGCTAGACCTTTCGCATAAAATTTTGCAAGTGCTGGCTGATTTAAGAAGAGAAAATAAAGAAATTACTTATTTGAGACCTGATGCAAAGGCTCAAGTAACTATTGAATATTCAGACGATAATGTTCCTCAAAGAATTGATGCAATCGTAGTGTCTACTCAACATGATGATTTTAGCAATAATGATGAGGAGATGTTGGCGAAAATTAAATCAGATATTATCAATATCTTGATTCCTAGAGTAAAAAGTCAACTTTCTGCTGATTTACAAGGTTTATTCAACAGTGACATCAAATATCACATTAATCCTACAGGAAAATTTGTGATTGGTGGACCTCACGGTGACACTGGATTAACAGGTAGAAAAATTATCGTTGATACTTACGGAGGAAAAGGAGCTCACGGTGGTGGTGCATTCTCAGGAAAAGATCCTTCTAAGGTGGATAGATCTGGTGCTTATGCTACAAGACACATTGCTAAAAACCTTGTTGCTGCAGGTGTAGCTGACGAAGTTTTGGTGCAAGTTTCTTATGCAATTGGTGTTGTTGAACCAATGGGAATTTTCGTTGAAACTTACGGAACTTCAAACATAGACATGACTGATGGTGAAATCGCAGCTAAAGTTGCTGAGATTTTTGACATGCGTCCTGCTGCTATTGAACAAAGACTTAAATTGAGAAATCCAATTTATTCTGAAACTGCTGCTTACGGTCACATGGGAAGAAATTCTGAAACTAAAAAATTGACTTTTACTAATGGTGGTCAATCAAAAACAGTTGAGGTAGAAACTTTCACTTGGGAAAAATTAGATTACGTAGATAAAGTAAAATCTGCTTTTGGATTGTAATCAGATTTGACAAAATACTGAAACCCGATTCTTTTACAGGATCGGGTTTTTTGTTTTAATGTTGGATAATTATTTTCCTTGTCTCGTTAAAATGTTCGCCTTTCAAATGAACAAAATATAGGCCGTTTTCAAGTACAGAAACATCAATGGGCTCGATTGAACCTTCGTCGTTTTGATATACAATTTTTCCTCTGGAATCTACCAGTTTAATGAAGCTCGGTTTTAATGTAGTGTTTAATTCAATTTGAATTTGCTTGTTGGCAGGATTGGGGTAAATTTTGAAATGTTCATCTGCTATAGCATCTAACAAACCTAAATCTGTATTCACTTGCACACAACCGTTGGGAATAGAGTCTGTATCTGAATAGTGTAAAGTCAGTTGATTGAAAAAACAGCTCAAATTACCTGCACCATCATACAAGGGCATACTACCCGGAGTATTAATTAAAGACAACGAACCTATTCCTTCTACCCAAATGGTGTTGTTTGTGCCAGCCTGACCCGGGTTAAGCGCAGTTAAATAAAAGAACTTGTAATCTTCACCATCATCCAATGTGATCCATTCAGTAGAATCTAATCTAAAATATCCGGGATCTGAAGGTAAAGGGCTAATGGGATTGTGAATCTCAACAGAATCACCAACTGCTAACGAAAAATCATAAATCAAAAACTCCTGACTGTTTTTATCGTCCCATATTTTATACAGAAAAACCTGCCTATCATTAGTGTCTTCTCTCAGTAAAAATGTTCTGGAGATATAATGATATCCATCCAATACATGAAAATGATCCCCATTTATAAGGGTGTCTTTGTCCGTGAAATAAACATCTTCTGTACAACCATTGTTGCAAGTAACAACATGCCATTCGTTAAAATGTTTTAACAAAGGGCGATAGTTCTGAGCTGTTGCACTTAGCCCAATTAAAAGGTGAAAAAACAATAATACTAGTTGATTTTTGCTGTTTTTCATGTCCTAAATATCAGAAAACTAAACTTTTTTTTAAAAAAATAATTTTCAAAGGGTGATATTCCTAAAACGGTTTAATATGCATGCATAACAAAATGTATCAATCGATAGTTGAACACGTTATACCGATAATTGACATCAAATGTCGGATGAATAGACAACTGTGCATATTTTACCTCCGTCTTTTATATAGAACATTTGTTAACCAATTTTAGTCAAACTTTTTACAAACGTATTTTTTATCACACATGACTACGCTTAAAAACACAAACTCCTATGAAATCAATTTCAAACTATTCAAATGGTCTGGTATGCGCTATAAGCCCATTGTATAAGAATCACAGATTAAATGCAATCATAACCAACTTTAAACTTGGTTTAAGCATACTTATTTTTTCACTGATTTGTTGTGTTAATTCTACCTATGCAACACATGTTGTTGGAGGCGGAATCACTTATTCGCAATTAGAAAACAACAATTATCTTATTACTGTTAAACTTTACAGAGACTGCTCTCAAGGAACTGCTCAGTTACCAGGAAATGTTAATGTACAATGTAGAAGAGGGGATGGATCTGTTCCTGCTGGATACAGTTCTTTAGTATTACCTCAGGTTTCTGTAACAACTTTAAATCCTGCTGTTCCTGCGTGTGCTTTTGATCCGGGAATTTGTGTTTCAGAAGGTGTTTATCAGGATATCGTCAATATTCCTCCTGGTGCCGGTGGATATCATTTGTACTACAATATTTGTTGTAGAAATGGTACGATAGGAAACATTGTCAATCCATTAAATGCAGAGGAAACATTCTATGCTTACATTCCTGACAACAGTACTTTGTCATCTGCAGAGAATTCAAGTCCTTATTTCTTAGACAATCCTCCCGTATATGTTTGTGCCGGGCAACCATTAGACTTGAGTTTTATGGCCTATGATATCGACGGAGATTCTTTAGATTATTATTTCTACACGCCTTTTGATGGTCAAAATAATGGTGGTATCACATACGGACCTGGAATGCCGCCAAACAACATCAACATTTCACCTGTTACATGGCAAGCTGGCTTTGGAGCAACAGATCCATTGGATGCTGCTCCTGGATTATTGCCGGGTTTAACAATAGACAACAATGGTTTAATTAATGGTGTTCCTACGGCTCCTGGCCAATATGTGGTTGGAGTGATGGTAGATGAATACAGAAACGGTGTTTTAATTGGAAGGATAAGTAGAGATTTTCAGTTCAATGTTATAAACTGCCCTCCTCCTATTCAAGCCATGATTGATGTTCCTAATGTTTGCAACGGATTAAATGTGACTTTTGATAATCTATCAACCGGTATTTTTAATGATCAATGGTGGGATTTTGGAACTGCTAATCCGGCTGATACTTCGCATGCATTTGAGCCTAATTTTGCATACAATGCGCCGGGAACTTATGATGTTACTTTAATTGTTCAACCAGGTACTGAATGTGCCGATACTATAACATACTCATTGACTATTCAAGATCCTGTGAACTTTAATTTAACTGTAGATTCTATTAGTTGTAATGGTTTAAGTGATGGTCAGGCCAATGCATCTGCTACTGATTTAACGTATACGTATGACTGGAGCACAATGCAATCGGGTAGCTCAATTCAGAATCTTGCAATAGGAAACTATTGGGTTTATGCTACCAATACGATTGGTTGTACAGACACTCAATTTTTTAATGTATATCAACCAAATACTTTGGACGTTCAATTTGTTCAAAATGATCCGCTTTGTTATGGAGACAATACGGGTTCAATTCAAGCATTAGCCAATGGTGGAACAGCTCCATATACTTATCACTGGACTGTTCAAAATCAATTTGGTGATGTACTAAATAATATTGGAGATGGATATTATCATCTTGAAGTAACTGATGCAAATGGTTGTGTTTTAAATGATGGAGCTTCTCTAAATGAACCACCTCAATTAACGGCTATACCTGTTGTAGTGAACAACGTAAGTTGTCATGGATTAAATGATGGCGCAGTTAATGTGAATATCAATGGCGGTACACCTGCTTATGCAATTGACTGGTTAACATTACCGAATGACAATACATATATGGATAATCTTGCGCCTGGAAATTACATTGCAGAAGTAACAGACGCTAATGGCTGTTTAAGTATTGTAAATACGCAGATCACTGAACCAGATTCATTTTTTGTAGACATTGTTATTATCAATCAAGAAACTTGTACCGGTTCAAATGGGGCGGCTTTTGCAGATGTGACAAACGGAATTGGAAACATCAATTTTATTTGGGCTCCTGGTAGTCAAACTACTGATTTTATCAATGGTTTATCAGCTGGTCCTATTCAGGTGATGGTTCAAGATGAAAACGGGTGTACTGATCAGGCAAATGCAACAATT
It contains:
- the metK gene encoding methionine adenosyltransferase is translated as MSYLFTSESVSEGHPDKVSDQISDALIDYFMAFDPQSKVACETLVTTGLVVLAGEVKSSAYLDVQEIARNTIAKIGYTKSEYQFDAKSCGVISAIHEQSDDINRGVDRDDPMEQGAGDQGMMFGYATKETENYMPLALDLSHKILQVLADLRRENKEITYLRPDAKAQVTIEYSDDNVPQRIDAIVVSTQHDDFSNNDEEMLAKIKSDIINILIPRVKSQLSADLQGLFNSDIKYHINPTGKFVIGGPHGDTGLTGRKIIVDTYGGKGAHGGGAFSGKDPSKVDRSGAYATRHIAKNLVAAGVADEVLVQVSYAIGVVEPMGIFVETYGTSNIDMTDGEIAAKVAEIFDMRPAAIEQRLKLRNPIYSETAAYGHMGRNSETKKLTFTNGGQSKTVEVETFTWEKLDYVDKVKSAFGL
- a CDS encoding T9SS type A sorting domain-containing protein, translated to MKNSKNQLVLLFFHLLIGLSATAQNYRPLLKHFNEWHVVTCNNGCTEDVYFTDKDTLINGDHFHVLDGYHYISRTFLLREDTNDRQVFLYKIWDDKNSQEFLIYDFSLAVGDSVEIHNPISPLPSDPGYFRLDSTEWITLDDGEDYKFFYLTALNPGQAGTNNTIWVEGIGSLSLINTPGSMPLYDGAGNLSCFFNQLTLHYSDTDSIPNGCVQVNTDLGLLDAIADEHFKIYPNPANKQIQIELNTTLKPSFIKLVDSRGKIVYQNDEGSIEPIDVSVLENGLYFVHLKGEHFNETRKIIIQH
- a CDS encoding gliding motility-associated C-terminal domain-containing protein, with translation MKSISNYSNGLVCAISPLYKNHRLNAIITNFKLGLSILIFSLICCVNSTYATHVVGGGITYSQLENNNYLITVKLYRDCSQGTAQLPGNVNVQCRRGDGSVPAGYSSLVLPQVSVTTLNPAVPACAFDPGICVSEGVYQDIVNIPPGAGGYHLYYNICCRNGTIGNIVNPLNAEETFYAYIPDNSTLSSAENSSPYFLDNPPVYVCAGQPLDLSFMAYDIDGDSLDYYFYTPFDGQNNGGITYGPGMPPNNINISPVTWQAGFGATDPLDAAPGLLPGLTIDNNGLINGVPTAPGQYVVGVMVDEYRNGVLIGRISRDFQFNVINCPPPIQAMIDVPNVCNGLNVTFDNLSTGIFNDQWWDFGTANPADTSHAFEPNFAYNAPGTYDVTLIVQPGTECADTITYSLTIQDPVNFNLTVDSISCNGLSDGQANASATDLTYTYDWSTMQSGSSIQNLAIGNYWVYATNTIGCTDTQFFNVYQPNTLDVQFVQNDPLCYGDNTGSIQALANGGTAPYTYHWTVQNQFGDVLNNIGDGYYHLEVTDANGCVLNDGASLNEPPQLTAIPVVVNNVSCHGLNDGAVNVNINGGTPAYAIDWLTLPNDNTYMDNLAPGNYIAEVTDANGCLSIVNTQITEPDSFFVDIVIINQETCTGSNGAAFADVTNGIGNINFIWAPGSQTTDFINGLSAGPIQVMVQDENGCTDQANATIIDQPTGSAVAGNIVPVSCQNGNDGQFEVLMNGGTAPFNYEWSFNAPNQNTAVNLSAGYYWVAVTDNNGCVDTLDFSINELPPLEVQPIMVLGPLCNGDSNGEAQAEAIGGTAPYNFSWNTMPIQNVDHATGLANGFYTVTVTDANNCQAQMTVEIVEPQALVADIQVLGNNICFGDSAGVALGQGVGGTAPYTYFWVETGETTALIGQLPAGNYNLQLTDANGCTAANNIDIVQYDSVVAEVIFDEGFCPGDEVDFYVQTNGLNNQYDYYWFVDHNLQGTSNTFTYPINDTSVVAIVLVNIGNCPSVVDSVTVGPIMMQPNNVTAFASPDTLCYGLNTELAATVQDTSYITSISWNHPDLTGLGVHSVSPTSTTDYIITIENVCGEQQSDVVTVNVFEPPYAQANVYGLTGCESIDVMFDYTYDQQYVYSLQNVAWEILNEQYNEDSPTLNFTLSAQANATLYLTFSNGCTFEYDTSFATTVYPNPDADFYYNPDPALENEITEFIDISYGNTQYWEWYVDGQFISNDERPTHVFDAAGFYNVMQIVEDENGCIDTMKHEVEVIGNYLIYVPNAFTPDGDGANNTFKPVVSNIETDNYVFQIFNRWGEKIFETTVIEDAWDGTLEGESVRDGVYVWKVKFTDNQGTEHERYGHVTLLK